The Virgibacillus dokdonensis genome includes a window with the following:
- the ribH gene encoding 6,7-dimethyl-8-ribityllumazine synthase: protein MSNVIQGDLVGTDLRIGIVVGRFNDFITTKLVEGAQNTLMRHGVIADHITVAWVPGAYEIPLVAKKMAMKDAYDAIITLGAVIRGATPHFDYVCNEVAKGVSQASLQADKPVIFGVLTTETIEQAVERAGTKAGNKGSEAAVAAIEMANLLKSL, encoded by the coding sequence TTGAGTAACGTAATACAAGGTGATTTAGTCGGAACAGACCTGCGGATTGGCATTGTAGTTGGTAGATTTAATGATTTTATTACTACAAAATTAGTAGAAGGGGCACAAAACACATTAATGCGTCACGGTGTAATCGCTGATCATATTACAGTTGCTTGGGTACCTGGAGCATATGAGATTCCATTAGTTGCAAAGAAGATGGCAATGAAAGATGCGTATGATGCGATTATTACGCTTGGGGCGGTGATTCGCGGTGCTACGCCACATTTTGATTATGTTTGTAATGAAGTGGCAAAAGGTGTATCGCAAGCATCGCTACAAGCGGATAAACCAGTTATCTTTGGGGTTTTAACAACGGAAACTATTGAGCAGGCAGTTGAAAGGGCAGGAACAAAAGCTGGAAATAAAGGTTCTGAGGCAGCCGTTGCTGCGATTGAAATGGCTAATTTGCTTAAGAGCCTGTAA